One window of the Acaryochloris sp. CCMEE 5410 genome contains the following:
- a CDS encoding tetratricopeptide repeat protein: MRRLSLALLIGLGLSSMPYQVWAQIPDQKPIRHSTPATCNQNWDAIKQQLEKAALTIDKRHVADGYQLLGHNLQKCKQLDAALSAYRRGQAFHASSHSTYQIAKILVKQQKFTQALSVYRQGRLVEGNTKGSALELEALTYDDLAEALVQEGNLDRAIAMYRYAIQIDAQNDMRWYNLGRVYIQQKRYQQAFTAFRHVEELRDSTSLTDQQLDARAYYRVASNIYNPSPQRAVFLKKSIELDPDFEGAYFILGEHYFEDKQWDLALATYRRFLELSPDNTVVHQNMGSLLVRKGDLGNAFSHFRTLIQLDQRQVRKGPAIDSAAYVLLAGTLRYQHKPADAVKAYQQALALTPEDIGTHAQIGAYLSELGRLDEAIVYLKQAHELVNRPTPKTPLFIGSSYSMPERVTSLLANTLAKSGHPHDAIHILRQAQANSLTGPLTITTLSKVLSQVGQHQEARKILQSVYPTKTQFEYADPPISDEARLIAKHGEIYFELQHYDKALQHYDEAIQLEPKFPLAHYYRGDVLRQLGHFDRAIEAYQTSLRLKSHSLDVTHKTYNGLGWSLFESKQVETAISAFKQAIRLNPQNSAAHYGLGKALLTQQQSAKAIQHLQTAFELNPRHPGLSEDLQKAKDQLNA; encoded by the coding sequence ATGCGCCGCTTATCTCTCGCGCTACTGATAGGTCTGGGTCTCTCGTCAATGCCTTATCAAGTTTGGGCACAGATTCCAGATCAAAAACCCATTAGACATTCAACGCCTGCCACTTGTAATCAGAACTGGGATGCTATTAAGCAACAGTTGGAAAAAGCTGCATTAACCATTGACAAACGCCATGTTGCAGATGGTTATCAGCTTTTGGGGCATAACTTACAAAAGTGCAAACAATTAGATGCTGCACTGTCTGCTTACCGACGAGGACAGGCCTTTCACGCTTCTTCCCACAGCACATACCAGATCGCCAAAATTCTCGTTAAACAGCAAAAATTTACGCAAGCACTTAGCGTTTATCGACAAGGTCGGTTGGTTGAGGGAAATACCAAAGGATCTGCCTTAGAGCTGGAGGCACTGACCTATGATGATTTGGCTGAAGCCTTAGTCCAGGAGGGTAACTTGGATCGTGCGATCGCAATGTATCGATACGCCATTCAAATCGATGCCCAAAACGATATGCGTTGGTACAACCTGGGTAGAGTTTACATTCAGCAAAAGCGTTATCAACAGGCATTCACAGCATTTCGGCATGTCGAGGAACTTCGGGACTCCACCTCACTGACCGACCAACAATTAGATGCCCGTGCTTATTACCGCGTTGCAAGCAATATTTATAACCCATCTCCACAACGGGCTGTTTTTCTGAAAAAGTCTATTGAATTGGACCCTGATTTTGAGGGTGCCTATTTTATTTTGGGAGAACACTATTTTGAGGACAAGCAATGGGATTTAGCCCTTGCTACCTATCGTCGTTTCCTGGAGCTATCTCCCGATAATACGGTGGTGCATCAGAATATGGGATCTCTACTGGTGCGTAAAGGTGATTTGGGCAACGCTTTCTCCCATTTTCGGACTTTGATTCAGCTTGATCAGCGTCAAGTGAGAAAAGGGCCAGCTATTGATAGTGCGGCTTATGTCCTGTTAGCTGGGACCCTCCGATATCAGCATAAACCGGCTGATGCGGTGAAGGCTTATCAGCAAGCTCTTGCTTTAACGCCTGAGGATATTGGCACTCATGCCCAAATCGGCGCTTATCTATCAGAGCTAGGACGTTTGGATGAAGCAATCGTTTACTTAAAACAAGCCCATGAGTTGGTCAACCGACCGACGCCAAAAACGCCCCTCTTTATCGGGAGTTCCTATTCAATGCCAGAGAGGGTAACTAGTCTGTTGGCCAATACCCTTGCGAAGAGTGGCCACCCACATGATGCCATTCACATCCTCCGCCAAGCTCAAGCCAATTCTCTAACAGGACCATTGACGATAACGACCCTCAGCAAGGTACTGTCGCAAGTGGGGCAACATCAGGAAGCTCGCAAAATATTGCAAAGCGTTTATCCCACAAAGACTCAATTTGAATATGCTGATCCTCCCATTTCTGATGAGGCTCGCCTGATTGCCAAGCATGGTGAAATTTATTTTGAACTCCAGCACTATGACAAGGCATTGCAGCACTATGACGAAGCTATTCAGTTAGAGCCGAAGTTTCCGTTGGCTCACTATTATCGCGGCGATGTCTTACGCCAGTTGGGACACTTTGATCGAGCGATCGAAGCTTATCAAACGTCATTGAGGCTGAAATCCCACAGTTTGGATGTTACTCACAAGACCTATAACGGCTTGGGTTGGTCCTTATTCGAGAGCAAGCAGGTAGAAACAGCGATTTCTGCATTTAAACAAGCTATTCGGTTAAATCCTCAAAATAGTGCAGCTCATTATGGTCTGGGTAAAGCGCTGTTAACCCAGCAGCAAAGCGCTAAAGCAATCCAGCATCTGCAAACTGCCTTTGAACTCAATCCTCGACACCCCGGTTTATCTGAGGACTTGCAAAAGGCGAAGGATCAACTTAACGCTTAG
- a CDS encoding tetratricopeptide repeat protein, which translates to MRRLAFPLALVLALSAMPSQAKPQLKLPLASPPFPPPTEAECAQDWTGMQKELEKSLEKTPKHEIAGGYYILGQALENCQKFDEAIAAFERGKALQSWHAQYKFDIARVRIRQQKLTQALNIYRQYHQSESKQLSAKEIDALAYNDLGENLVLVGELDRAIATFDYATRLTPKKAGIWTNLGQTQVKAQKYDPAIQSFRQAVLIKESASLTDRQLDARAYLQVGHYLTTTKKVKEGVPFLENAIALDPQYSDAYLVLGQNYAQQRRWDEAIANYTQRLKLAPKSIYTHALIGDALIRKQDFEGAFTQYRQFLGSNATKPDAELDADAYKWLAKALKKLNRLESAVQAYQKVAALQPKNAHVLNEIGVVLTALERWEEAIVVLRKAQDVFQANQAEQSAPFGSDMIAINLGGALAGNSQVEEALTVLRPVVKDSPENPFIRITLSKVLLQAGQKQEARQMLQAGLKKVGFPLAFVGIETTPDAKLETVLGQLYFELKQYDLALEHYQKAVQIDPEFAVGHFAAGNILRRQGQPEQAIPAYEKALKLQPRNVFFTHQFYSGRGLALLAQGKADAAIVDFERAIQLNFTNVEALHGLGKALLQQNKRSAAIPHLEAAYDLNPGYPQVAEDLRLAKSQTSAESAPTQEPQ; encoded by the coding sequence ATGCGCCGATTGGCATTTCCACTGGCATTAGTCTTGGCTTTATCTGCAATGCCCAGTCAGGCTAAGCCCCAGTTAAAACTACCACTTGCTTCCCCACCGTTTCCACCACCGACAGAAGCAGAATGTGCCCAGGACTGGACTGGGATGCAGAAAGAACTGGAAAAGTCGCTGGAAAAAACGCCCAAACATGAGATTGCGGGGGGGTATTACATCCTGGGGCAGGCATTAGAAAACTGTCAAAAATTTGATGAAGCGATTGCCGCTTTCGAACGGGGGAAGGCATTGCAAAGCTGGCATGCCCAGTACAAGTTCGATATTGCTAGAGTCCGGATTAGACAGCAAAAACTAACCCAAGCCCTCAATATTTACCGTCAATATCATCAATCTGAATCGAAGCAGCTCTCTGCTAAGGAAATTGATGCGCTTGCCTACAATGATTTAGGTGAAAATTTGGTTTTGGTGGGTGAGTTGGATCGTGCGATCGCAACCTTCGATTACGCCACTCGACTGACGCCTAAGAAGGCTGGGATTTGGACGAATCTAGGCCAAACCCAAGTGAAAGCTCAGAAATATGACCCAGCTATCCAGTCTTTTCGTCAGGCAGTCCTCATTAAAGAATCAGCATCGTTAACGGATAGACAACTCGATGCACGAGCTTACCTGCAGGTGGGACACTATTTAACCACGACTAAAAAGGTAAAAGAAGGGGTGCCGTTTCTGGAAAATGCCATTGCCCTCGATCCGCAATACTCAGATGCCTATTTAGTCTTGGGGCAAAACTATGCTCAGCAAAGACGATGGGATGAAGCGATTGCCAATTACACCCAACGGCTTAAACTTGCCCCGAAAAGCATCTATACCCATGCCCTGATAGGCGATGCCCTGATTCGAAAACAAGATTTTGAGGGAGCGTTTACCCAATATCGGCAGTTCTTAGGTTCAAATGCGACTAAACCCGATGCTGAGCTAGATGCCGACGCCTATAAATGGTTAGCGAAAGCGCTCAAAAAACTCAATCGCTTAGAATCTGCGGTTCAGGCTTATCAGAAGGTCGCAGCTTTGCAACCCAAAAACGCCCATGTACTGAATGAAATAGGGGTTGTGCTCACAGCATTGGAGCGGTGGGAAGAGGCAATTGTTGTCTTGAGAAAAGCCCAGGATGTTTTTCAAGCGAATCAGGCCGAGCAGTCCGCCCCCTTTGGTTCAGATATGATTGCGATCAATCTGGGCGGGGCTTTAGCTGGTAATAGTCAAGTAGAGGAGGCTCTGACGGTTCTACGTCCAGTTGTAAAGGACTCACCAGAGAATCCTTTTATACGGATAACCCTCAGTAAGGTTCTACTCCAAGCAGGTCAAAAGCAAGAAGCTCGCCAAATGTTGCAAGCAGGATTAAAGAAGGTTGGTTTCCCCCTGGCCTTTGTGGGAATTGAGACAACGCCTGACGCGAAATTAGAGACGGTACTCGGACAGCTCTACTTTGAGCTTAAACAATATGACTTGGCACTCGAACATTATCAAAAGGCGGTTCAGATCGATCCAGAGTTTGCGGTAGGTCATTTTGCGGCGGGGAATATTCTGCGTCGACAGGGCCAACCCGAACAGGCGATTCCGGCCTATGAGAAAGCCCTTAAACTGCAGCCTCGTAATGTATTTTTTACTCACCAGTTCTACAGTGGACGGGGATTAGCATTGCTGGCACAAGGGAAGGCGGATGCAGCCATTGTGGATTTTGAACGGGCCATTCAGCTCAATTTCACCAATGTTGAGGCACTACACGGACTGGGGAAAGCGTTGCTTCAACAAAATAAACGATCGGCAGCGATTCCCCATTTGGAAGCGGCCTATGATCTAAACCCTGGTTACCCCCAAGTTGCCGAAGATTTGCGACTCGCGAAGAGCCAAACTTCCGCAGAGTCTGCTCCAACCCAAGAGCCACAATAA
- a CDS encoding phosphate ABC transporter substrate-binding/OmpA family protein: MNTKRKGLPPIAYIGAALLVFGGGYMGLNAINLGDPSPLNQLAYGNEARQLTVLGDTFSGYSTLRADPFAAKITQADLGIRYQDEFDQAARAKALGQKADIIVTTLDQYLKHQPQGRIVGLIDKTVGADAVVLNTQQYPELKGLNDIAKVHASASAPLKLVYSAGTPSEYLAKLLDLKFEGLSLADFEVVEVEESTQAYELLKSDSRVAIAILWEPFVSKARKEGNTVVLSSSDVPDAIIDVIVASNPLIQNRPEDLSQFLTLYYQHTDQLIRDSGALSQQIGKDGNLSTQDATSVSKGIDFFTALESNQWMNAGTLAQRIEATSAVLSLTGETAGVVQNPRSLYTQDFIAQAVTHSEQLVASIAATDPELAKVLRGQKSSTTKVQVTPQQIQSAPQVGNFKVRGEVKFATGSAVLSGDSQSTLKALAKEINEFNPSTIAVNVVGHTSKTGSAATNQTLSQQRAQVVANFLRSQGVRPNLVAEGKGFSEQLPGVDPASPAQQRTEIQLRRIGG; encoded by the coding sequence ATGAACACTAAAAGAAAAGGATTACCCCCCATCGCCTATATCGGTGCCGCATTACTCGTATTTGGAGGCGGGTATATGGGCCTCAATGCCATCAATCTAGGAGACCCTTCTCCCCTTAACCAACTCGCCTATGGCAATGAAGCCCGACAGCTCACGGTACTGGGTGATACCTTCTCCGGCTATAGCACCTTGCGAGCCGACCCCTTCGCTGCCAAAATCACCCAAGCGGATTTAGGCATTCGCTATCAGGATGAATTCGATCAAGCCGCTAGAGCCAAAGCCCTCGGCCAGAAGGCTGACATCATTGTCACCACTCTTGATCAGTATTTAAAGCATCAGCCCCAAGGTCGCATCGTCGGTCTGATTGATAAAACCGTGGGTGCCGATGCCGTGGTGCTGAATACCCAGCAATACCCTGAGCTAAAGGGGTTGAATGATATTGCCAAGGTGCACGCCTCCGCCTCGGCTCCCCTGAAGTTGGTCTACTCCGCAGGCACCCCCAGTGAATACCTTGCCAAGCTGCTGGATCTGAAGTTTGAAGGATTGAGCTTGGCGGATTTTGAAGTGGTGGAAGTGGAAGAGTCCACTCAGGCTTATGAGTTGTTAAAGTCTGATTCGCGGGTTGCGATCGCAATCCTCTGGGAACCCTTCGTTTCTAAAGCCCGCAAAGAAGGCAACACCGTCGTTCTCTCTAGTAGCGACGTTCCTGATGCCATTATCGACGTGATTGTTGCCAGCAATCCGCTGATTCAAAATCGTCCCGAGGACCTCAGTCAATTCCTCACCCTCTATTACCAACATACGGATCAGCTGATTCGAGACTCAGGTGCCCTCAGTCAGCAAATTGGCAAAGACGGCAATCTATCCACCCAGGATGCTACTTCAGTGTCGAAGGGTATCGACTTTTTCACCGCTCTAGAATCCAACCAATGGATGAATGCTGGCACCTTAGCCCAGCGCATTGAAGCAACTTCAGCGGTTCTTTCCCTCACAGGTGAGACGGCAGGGGTGGTCCAGAATCCCCGTAGCCTCTATACCCAAGACTTTATTGCCCAGGCCGTGACCCATTCTGAACAATTGGTGGCATCTATTGCCGCCACAGATCCGGAATTGGCCAAAGTACTCCGGGGGCAGAAGTCCTCAACCACCAAAGTCCAGGTCACTCCCCAGCAAATTCAATCAGCTCCGCAGGTGGGTAATTTCAAGGTCAGAGGTGAGGTGAAATTTGCGACAGGTTCTGCGGTGTTATCCGGAGACAGCCAATCCACTCTTAAAGCCCTTGCCAAAGAGATCAACGAATTCAATCCCAGTACCATCGCCGTGAACGTGGTGGGACATACCTCAAAAACGGGGTCCGCTGCCACAAATCAGACTTTGAGTCAGCAACGAGCCCAAGTGGTGGCTAATTTTCTCCGGTCTCAAGGAGTGCGCCCCAATCTGGTGGCGGAAGGCAAAGGGTTCTCTGAACAACTCCCAGGCGTTGATCCAGCCAGTCCGGCCCAACAACGCACAGAAATCCAGCTCAGGCGAATAGGGGGATAG
- a CDS encoding sugar ABC transporter substrate-binding protein: MRRIIVIGLLVAMMVACRPSLRSTTTAPVDSPSLVQSETETLNLTLIQHASCPWAYFWCVVETGIHDAAQDLGVEVTIRRPHTFDPDAVTQLIESAIDGPIRPDAIGVAVIDPDRFRAPLTQAVQKFNIPVIAYNAGSGPKQDNIPYRAYIGPDERQGGYEGGKRLLAESPSAVKGACINHQPGALNLEARCQGFFDALQEAGVAAEQVNITPNPAESEKILQRYVTQKPEVNVFLTLGPEAAVPFYQVISNRKDTYSHGTFDLSRTILTAIEQGTTLFAIDQQPYLEGYLTVQWLTWIQRHGFSPPSEIISTGPSFIDATNVDLMQQQVGEYR, translated from the coding sequence GTGCGCCGAATAATTGTGATTGGTCTACTGGTGGCGATGATGGTTGCTTGTCGGCCATCCCTGCGATCTACGACAACAGCACCTGTAGACAGCCCCTCCCTGGTGCAGTCTGAAACTGAGACGCTGAATCTGACCTTGATTCAGCATGCGTCCTGTCCTTGGGCTTATTTTTGGTGTGTGGTGGAAACGGGCATCCATGATGCTGCCCAGGATTTGGGGGTTGAAGTCACCATTCGTCGTCCCCATACCTTTGACCCTGATGCCGTAACCCAACTGATTGAGTCAGCCATCGATGGACCCATTCGACCCGATGCCATTGGGGTGGCCGTCATTGATCCAGATAGATTCCGAGCGCCCCTAACCCAGGCAGTGCAGAAATTCAATATTCCAGTGATTGCCTACAATGCCGGGTCAGGGCCGAAACAAGACAATATTCCCTACCGAGCCTATATCGGACCAGATGAGCGGCAAGGTGGTTATGAAGGTGGGAAGCGCTTGTTGGCCGAGTCTCCCTCTGCAGTTAAAGGAGCCTGTATTAATCACCAGCCCGGTGCTTTGAATTTGGAGGCGCGTTGCCAAGGTTTTTTCGATGCTTTGCAGGAAGCTGGTGTGGCAGCAGAGCAGGTCAACATTACGCCCAACCCAGCGGAATCCGAGAAAATTTTGCAGCGCTATGTTACTCAAAAGCCTGAGGTCAATGTCTTTTTGACTCTCGGCCCCGAAGCAGCAGTCCCTTTTTATCAGGTCATCTCTAATCGCAAAGACACCTATAGCCACGGCACCTTTGATCTTAGTCGGACTATCCTGACCGCCATTGAGCAGGGAACGACGCTATTTGCCATTGATCAACAGCCCTATTTGGAAGGGTATTTAACGGTGCAATGGCTCACCTGGATTCAGCGTCATGGGTTTAGCCCTCCTAGCGAGATTATTTCCACTGGACCAAGTTTTATCGATGCCACCAATGTCGATCTGATGCAGCAGCAGGTAGGGGAATATCGGTAA
- a CDS encoding PspA/IM30 family protein produces the protein MNRTKTVVRATWNWLWGMPIDAGGDIAAQVSEDSIDDLTQAFQTLVDSVGLQKGALAQALRLHDETEQQVKALSDQAEQLVAAGEDDAALAVLAELDVLEEYRPQLEEQVLFAKQTLAEGTARMKEAQLELKKMQAQQKMGASTLRVTQALERANQAAGIDSQSPMRRFEKSQAAIQRRNIQAQATSDVQGELKGTSRAIKTLHAQDRLAQLKAKLANPTAENKEQS, from the coding sequence ATGAATCGTACAAAAACAGTCGTCAGAGCCACCTGGAATTGGCTATGGGGAATGCCCATCGATGCAGGCGGAGACATTGCGGCCCAAGTCAGCGAAGACAGTATCGATGATCTGACTCAGGCCTTTCAAACATTAGTTGATTCGGTGGGTCTGCAAAAAGGCGCTTTAGCGCAGGCCCTCCGGCTGCATGACGAGACGGAGCAACAGGTAAAAGCCCTCAGTGACCAGGCTGAACAGTTAGTCGCTGCTGGTGAAGATGATGCCGCCCTGGCCGTATTAGCCGAACTGGATGTTCTGGAAGAGTATCGTCCCCAGCTTGAAGAGCAGGTGTTATTTGCCAAGCAAACCTTAGCGGAAGGAACAGCCCGCATGAAAGAAGCCCAATTAGAGCTGAAAAAGATGCAGGCCCAGCAAAAAATGGGGGCTTCAACCCTACGGGTCACCCAAGCCTTAGAGCGCGCCAATCAAGCAGCGGGCATTGATAGCCAGTCGCCAATGCGACGGTTTGAAAAATCCCAAGCCGCCATCCAGCGGCGCAATATCCAAGCCCAAGCCACCTCAGACGTTCAGGGAGAGCTGAAGGGAACCTCCCGAGCGATTAAAACCCTCCATGCCCAGGATCGCCTAGCCCAACTGAAAGCGAAGCTAGCCAACCCCACTGCAGAAAATAAGGAGCAATCATGA
- a CDS encoding tetratricopeptide repeat protein — MHRLTLPITLGLALSALPTQAMPQFELQARMPKLPPLPQVACDQDWAGLKQALEQVPPNTPPLVLEGRYSNLGGTLERCNKFEEALVVFGQKQRLQDLTYNLDTARVLVKQQKLSQALDIYRQFHQSDAEILARQQPGSKTPSEQEIDALAHQSLGEVLMALENVEGVMAEGRSKTIATLKQATQLAPNNGKIWQTLGQAHLHAQQFSSAQKAFRRRVELQESTDLTAKQLNARAYLQMGNFLSAMDEVQSIPVLQKAIALDPQLSDAYFVLGHSYTQQRRWKEAIVSYTQRLKLSPTDGTSHLLMGNLWIRKGDAEKAFTHYRKFLGPDSSPTAEAELDTQTYLWLAKAQKNHNRLDAAVKTYEQLATLTPKDAKVLYEMGKVLSQLERWDQAIDVFKQAQSLVNSGQSEETTSFKAETISVSLGEALAKRGRTEEALKVLRQAQHSAQEDPLISDVKYSLSKVLMQVGKVWEARQILQTGLQQDHFYLKVANMDTTPAVKLEMLQGRIYSELKRDDMALKHYQQAVRLEPKFALGYQAAGEALRRQGQYEQAILAFDKAVQLKPHDVWVIQQFYRGRGLTLLAQGKVNAAITDLERLIQLGSFDVEVAHGLGKALLRNNKPLAAIEHLETAYDLNPRHPQVLKDLQNAKRRSRTSIWRRRLLSHLGR, encoded by the coding sequence ATGCATCGATTAACACTTCCTATCACATTAGGTCTAGCCCTGTCTGCGCTACCGACTCAGGCGATGCCCCAGTTTGAGTTGCAAGCAAGAATGCCTAAATTGCCGCCACTACCTCAAGTGGCTTGTGATCAAGATTGGGCTGGATTGAAACAAGCATTGGAACAAGTACCGCCCAATACACCTCCCCTGGTGCTTGAAGGAAGATATTCCAATCTAGGGGGGACATTGGAGCGGTGCAATAAATTTGAGGAAGCGCTTGTCGTTTTTGGGCAAAAGCAACGCTTACAAGACTTGACCTACAACCTGGACACAGCAAGGGTTCTGGTTAAGCAGCAAAAACTGAGTCAAGCCCTCGATATCTATCGTCAATTCCATCAGTCTGATGCTGAGATACTAGCTCGCCAGCAGCCTGGATCGAAGACTCCTTCAGAGCAAGAGATTGATGCCCTGGCTCATCAAAGTTTGGGGGAAGTCTTGATGGCGTTGGAGAACGTTGAGGGTGTGATGGCCGAAGGCCGGTCGAAGACCATCGCAACTTTAAAGCAGGCCACCCAGCTGGCGCCCAACAATGGAAAAATTTGGCAGACCTTGGGCCAAGCTCATTTACACGCTCAGCAATTTTCTTCAGCCCAGAAAGCGTTTCGCCGCAGGGTTGAATTGCAGGAATCGACTGACTTAACCGCAAAGCAACTGAATGCCCGCGCCTATCTCCAAATGGGCAACTTTTTAAGTGCCATGGATGAGGTGCAAAGTATCCCCGTATTGCAAAAAGCGATCGCACTGGATCCTCAATTGTCAGATGCTTATTTCGTTTTAGGGCACAGCTATACCCAGCAAAGACGGTGGAAGGAAGCCATTGTCAGCTATACCCAAAGGCTGAAACTCTCTCCAACGGATGGAACTAGCCATCTGTTGATGGGAAATCTATGGATCCGTAAAGGAGACGCTGAGAAGGCTTTTACCCATTACCGAAAATTCTTAGGTCCAGATTCTTCTCCTACTGCCGAAGCTGAGCTGGATACACAGACTTATTTGTGGCTGGCCAAAGCCCAGAAAAACCATAATCGATTAGACGCTGCGGTGAAAACCTATGAGCAATTGGCAACCTTAACCCCCAAAGATGCCAAGGTGCTCTATGAGATGGGAAAAGTGCTGAGCCAGTTGGAACGCTGGGATCAGGCCATTGACGTTTTCAAACAGGCCCAAAGTCTGGTGAACTCAGGGCAGTCGGAAGAGACAACCTCATTCAAGGCTGAAACCATCTCAGTCAGTTTGGGAGAAGCACTGGCAAAAAGGGGGCGTACCGAGGAAGCACTCAAGGTTTTGCGACAAGCTCAACACAGTGCTCAAGAGGATCCGTTAATCAGTGACGTGAAATATTCCCTGAGTAAAGTGCTCATGCAGGTGGGGAAGGTTTGGGAAGCCCGCCAGATTTTGCAGACGGGGCTCCAACAAGACCACTTTTACCTGAAAGTGGCGAATATGGATACGACCCCAGCGGTCAAACTGGAAATGCTCCAAGGCCGAATTTATAGTGAGTTGAAACGGGATGATATGGCTCTCAAGCATTATCAGCAAGCAGTTCGTTTAGAGCCAAAATTTGCCCTGGGTTACCAGGCTGCCGGGGAGGCATTACGTCGCCAAGGCCAATATGAGCAAGCGATTCTGGCATTTGACAAAGCCGTGCAGCTCAAGCCTCATGATGTATGGGTTATCCAACAGTTTTACCGGGGGCGAGGACTCACATTGCTGGCCCAAGGCAAAGTTAATGCAGCCATTACCGATTTGGAACGGTTAATCCAGCTTGGATCGTTCGATGTTGAGGTTGCTCATGGGTTAGGGAAAGCCTTGCTGCGGAATAATAAGCCGTTGGCTGCGATTGAACATCTAGAAACAGCCTATGATCTAAATCCTCGCCATCCCCAAGTGCTCAAGGATCTACAGAATGCGAAGAGACGATCACGCACGAGCATCTGGAGACGTCGCTTACTAAGTCATCTAGGCCGATAG